A window of Rhododendron vialii isolate Sample 1 chromosome 11a, ASM3025357v1 genomic DNA:
TGTCACACCCCAATCACACttctctcacatgcatgtgtgGGAATTTCACAATAAATGCTAGGGACCCAcgtgtatgtgagaggggtgtggttaagatgtgacacattgatgtATCCCTAGCATCTCGTAAGTTTATTTCTTgaagccaaaaaagaaaacagctACAAGTTTTATGCAGTTAGTTAATGCTGGAAATGTATGTGTAACCACCATTCTGAGAGAATGGTGGATTGGTAGTTACCCAGAAGCCTAGAGATTTTATAGCAGTTACCTATTGATAGAATGGTAGTTAGATCAAATTATTAGAGCTATGATACTGGACAGCAGGGACAAATAgaattctgttttttttggctCGATTTGGAATTTCCTCATAGTTTATGGTCTACATTAATGAGTTGGAGATCTCTGTAGCATGTTATGCAAATATATTAGACTTCTGTTAACATCGTGAACCTGTGTATTTGTTTCTTCAGGATTAGAACCTGAAGAAGCTATCATTGGCGTTTTCGTAACCTGTAATCAGCTCCAATCTTTACCGCTGAAAAAGGCCTGTGAAATGGTGAACGCGTGACCAACTTGGTTTTTGCTAATATGGATAGAAGGAAAACTGAAGTGGGTTTTTGATTCATGGTATGAATTGTTCCTGGTTCATGGTACGAATTTCAAAGACTGTTAATTCACTGGAACTGATCAGTTATTCCAGCCTAAATATCACTTGCTATTAAGTAGGAAAGCAATGCTCTTTGTAATCACAGTTACAGTACAACATAGTACTTCCATTTCTTACTTTATGCACAGTTGGGATGTGTAAACAAAGTTGTACTTCGTCCTTCTATTGTGTACATAATTGCTGAGGTCTTGTATCTTTCAAATGCAACATAGTTGCCCTTCTTGGTTGAATTGGAAAATTTGTCCTCCCAAAGGTGACTGAAACAATTTGTAACCCGTTATAGTTACACCTAATATGATCCATTAAATATTTCCATAACACTTTGCTTCTCTCCTTCATGTGCATATCATGTGGAACTTATGCAGGGAAGATTGGGTTCCAATTCTGATAACATAATGCCAATTTAGGAAAGGTATATTTTTAATCAGTAATTTTTAGTCAACAGATTTATCATGAGTGTCCCCTTTATCCCAATATTCATGACCTGCATATTGAAGCATCCAACAGCTCCACAAGAAAGACTcgaaacaaacacaaaattcCCTACTTTCATTAAGAGCTTCCTTGTCAGTTCACCCTCCTGAAAAACATGCCAATAACTGGCTGGAAAGAACGGATTCTTCTTTATAGAACAATCAAACAGTTCGCAAATTGCACACCGATATCTTAAAGCAGCAGCAGAAGAATAACATCAACATGATAAATTAACCATTACAACTTATAAATACATTGGTCGTCTTTCGACAACATAATAACAACCATACCAATAATGACCAAGATATACCCGAATCATAACCAATTCTAAGGAACAAATCGAAATACCAAAAGGACAACCAATTCTAAGGAACAATTCTGTAAGCTTTCACCTTATCAATCCAAGAAACGAAGGACGATTTGGAGTTCCTAAAACCCAAGAACCCATGCTCTTTGCTCTTGTTCATGCTATCCATCTTACACTCACCACTAAACATAAGATCAACAAACCACCACACCCCAACCTCCTCCAACTTAGTCTCCACCAACCCATTATCCTTCACAATCTCCTCCCAAACACCCTCCTTACCCTTCATCATATCCTCCAACTTCAAACCCTCCTCAAACTCCCCACACTCCACCCCAAATTGCTCCCCCAACACCTTCCAAAAATGCTTCCACTTGAACACATCCCCATTACTGCAATTAAACGCCTCATTCTTAGCATATGGATCCACCGCCGCCCAAATCTGGTGCTCTGCGATCAAATCCGCGTCAGACGCATTCGAATACCCCTCCCATGCCGCCTTACTCCCGGGGAACCTCAACGGCACCCCCTCGTGCTTACAAATCGCGGCGTAAACACACAGAGTCCCTACCATGTTCATCAAACTATGAGGCGAAAACCCGAAAATAACACCAGGCCTATGTATCGAATAGGTCAACCCCTCTTTCTTCTCCACCTCTTCTAATAAAATATCCTCAAGGGTGTAATAGAAA
This region includes:
- the LOC131307200 gene encoding (S)-8-oxocitronellyl enol synthase ISY1-like, yielding MSWWWAGAIGAARKKSDEDEGPPKYQSVALIIGVTGIVGNSLAEILPLSDTPGGPWKVYGVARSPRPTWNADHPIDYIQCDISDPDLTQSTLSPLTDVTHLFYTTWTNRSNETENCQANGAMLRNVLNTLIPNAPNLQHICLLTGRKHYTGPFELAGKDKLSFPAHDPPFHEDLPRLDVPNFYYTLEDILLEEVEKKEGLTYSIHRPGVIFGFSPHSLMNMVGTLCVYAAICKHEGVPLRFPGSKAAWEGYSNASDADLIAEHQIWAAVDPYAKNEAFNCSNGDVFKWKHFWKVLGEQFGVECGEFEEGLKLEDMMKGKEGVWEEIVKDNGLVETKLEEVGVWWFVDLMFSGECKMDSMNKSKEHGFLGFRNSKSSFVSWIDKVKAYRIVP